A portion of the Paenibacillus hamazuiensis genome contains these proteins:
- a CDS encoding carbohydrate ABC transporter permease: MVSKGGAPWLRLLRQIALRLLSVALMIYIVFPVFWLLISSFKYPKELFLVPPTVVPRQPTLEYFAAVLQDVKFHQALLSSVLVAGFTTLICLAIGVFGAYVFAWFRFRGGRGLYLSVLGTQMLPQMILLIPLFVLMRRFGLLYTYQGLILAYITFSLPYVIWMFCAFLKSFPKEIEEAGRMDGCTRLASMFRLVLPLSATGLVATGIFVFIGAWNEFFMSSVLTNSATKTLPIHIAEYIGEERIAYEMLFPSSIISAVPVLVMIMFFQKFMVRGLTEGAFK; encoded by the coding sequence ATGGTATCCAAGGGGGGCGCACCATGGTTGCGGCTTTTGAGGCAAATCGCGCTGCGGCTGCTCTCTGTGGCGCTGATGATCTATATCGTATTCCCGGTCTTCTGGCTTCTCATTTCAAGCTTCAAATACCCGAAGGAATTGTTCCTCGTTCCGCCGACGGTTGTTCCCAGGCAGCCGACGCTGGAATATTTCGCAGCGGTGCTGCAGGACGTGAAGTTCCATCAGGCGCTGCTCAGCAGCGTGCTTGTGGCTGGGTTTACCACACTGATTTGCCTTGCGATCGGCGTCTTCGGGGCCTACGTCTTCGCGTGGTTCCGCTTCCGGGGCGGCCGCGGGCTGTACTTGTCGGTGCTGGGCACGCAAATGCTGCCGCAAATGATTTTGCTCATACCACTGTTTGTGCTCATGCGGCGCTTCGGATTGCTGTACACGTACCAGGGGCTGATTCTCGCTTATATCACGTTCTCTCTGCCGTATGTGATCTGGATGTTTTGCGCGTTTCTGAAGTCGTTTCCGAAGGAAATCGAGGAAGCGGGGAGAATGGACGGCTGTACGCGGCTAGCCAGCATGTTCCGGCTCGTTCTGCCGCTGTCCGCCACCGGGCTTGTGGCCACGGGGATTTTCGTATTCATCGGAGCGTGGAACGAATTTTTCATGTCCTCCGTGCTGACCAATTCCGCGACCAAAACGCTGCCGATCCACATCGCCGAATATATCGGGGAGGAGCGGATCGCTTACGAAATGCTGTTTCCTTCCTCGATCATCTCTGCGGTGCCGGTGCTGGTTATGATCATGTTTTTCCAGAAGTTTATGGTCCGGGGATTGACGGAGGGGGCGTTTAAATAA
- a CDS encoding ABC transporter substrate-binding protein, protein MVRETKRRFAWLLPVCIVLFLLAACSQGAAGSGQGAAPAAEDSGRTATKKIKVMYINDPPFWTDQAKEFTKATGIQVEYESLPFTKLHDTMVTAFAGGSSDYDIVHVRDDWVAEFAPKGFLTPLDELLTSDMKSRLPERAFKALTYSGKIYGVPRYTWPWQFYYNKKIFEAAGIASPPKTWEELIRIAQKINQPGVYPYAEAWGEKFSYTPFIVHLRAQGGEFWNYDKGVPSFNSPEGIAALQLMADMNLKFKIASPGSLQYTSTSALSEPFAQGKVAMVMSSPGTYNMANDPKLSTIVGQAEVSVIPGAALKTASYAETGGLAIPASSKNKEAAFEFIKFVTGKDQQVKMAMGARNIPVDPSAVADPQVTEKYPFMKAIPEQMQYPYEMFKHEKASAIADEVSKHVTAAVSGKETPEQALKAAEENVLRIIGK, encoded by the coding sequence ATGGTGAGAGAGACAAAGAGAAGGTTTGCCTGGCTGCTGCCGGTTTGCATCGTACTTTTCCTGCTTGCGGCCTGCAGTCAAGGCGCCGCGGGCTCCGGACAAGGCGCGGCTCCGGCGGCGGAGGATAGCGGTAGAACGGCGACGAAAAAAATCAAGGTGATGTATATCAACGACCCGCCGTTCTGGACCGACCAGGCCAAGGAGTTTACGAAAGCGACCGGCATCCAGGTGGAGTATGAGTCGCTGCCGTTCACGAAGCTGCACGATACGATGGTCACCGCTTTTGCCGGGGGCTCCAGCGATTACGACATCGTGCACGTTCGCGACGATTGGGTCGCCGAATTTGCTCCGAAAGGCTTTTTGACGCCGCTGGATGAGCTGCTGACCTCCGACATGAAAAGCCGGCTGCCGGAGAGAGCGTTCAAGGCGCTGACCTACAGCGGCAAGATTTACGGCGTCCCGCGGTATACATGGCCGTGGCAATTTTATTACAACAAGAAAATATTCGAAGCGGCCGGCATCGCATCCCCTCCGAAAACGTGGGAGGAATTGATCCGGATCGCGCAAAAAATCAACCAGCCCGGCGTATATCCGTATGCCGAGGCCTGGGGCGAGAAATTCTCTTACACGCCGTTTATCGTCCATCTGCGCGCTCAAGGCGGCGAGTTTTGGAACTACGATAAGGGAGTGCCGAGTTTTAACTCCCCCGAAGGGATAGCCGCGCTGCAGCTTATGGCCGACATGAATCTGAAATTTAAAATCGCAAGCCCCGGCTCTCTCCAATATACGAGCACGTCCGCATTGTCCGAGCCGTTCGCGCAGGGAAAAGTGGCGATGGTGATGAGCTCGCCGGGCACCTACAACATGGCAAACGATCCGAAGTTGTCCACTATCGTCGGACAAGCGGAAGTGTCTGTCATCCCGGGGGCGGCGCTCAAAACCGCTTCTTACGCGGAAACGGGTGGACTTGCCATCCCGGCCAGCTCGAAAAACAAGGAGGCCGCCTTTGAATTCATCAAGTTTGTGACAGGTAAAGATCAACAGGTAAAGATGGCGATGGGCGCACGCAACATTCCGGTAGATCCGTCCGCCGTGGCCGACCCGCAGGTGACCGAGAAATATCCGTTCATGAAGGCGATACCGGAGCAGATGCAGTACCCGTACGAGATGTTCAAGCATGAAAAAGCGTCCGCCATCGCCGACGAGGTATCCAAGCACGTGACGGCGGCCGTCAGCGGCAAGGAAACTCCGGAGCAGGCGCTGAAAGCGGCGGAAGAAAACGTGCTGCGCATCATTGGAAAATGA
- a CDS encoding carbohydrate ABC transporter permease yields MEEAERPRVLPAMPGSSGKPLLRGLTRPFGRFSRWLDNRSELTTAYLYLAPTLLLLLCTVVFPIGYSLFLSFTKMEFAGGAIHYSFVGLDNYLGMLKDPRVGKIVSNTVSFTFLKVVLTLLLAFGIALIVYLGVWGAGFFKRLFLIPWALSNVVNSLMWKWMYSGDNGIVNELLTRAGWLEKYRMWLIEPQSAMGAVLFADIWKSTPYVALMLLAAMQSIPKDLHESAKMDGAGAFVTFSHIIFPLIKPVLMITLIIETMWTLRVFDIIWILTEGGPQDSTMILNTYAYEQAFRHFEFGYAAAISYIITLITVILTVVYMKALDEH; encoded by the coding sequence ATGGAAGAGGCGGAAAGACCCCGTGTTTTGCCCGCGATGCCCGGAAGCTCCGGCAAGCCGCTGCTTCGCGGACTGACGAGACCGTTCGGCCGGTTTTCCCGGTGGCTGGACAACCGCTCGGAGCTCACCACCGCATATTTGTATCTGGCTCCCACTTTACTGCTGCTGCTTTGCACCGTCGTGTTCCCGATCGGTTATTCGCTCTTTCTTTCGTTCACCAAGATGGAATTTGCCGGCGGGGCCATCCATTACAGCTTTGTCGGTTTGGACAATTATCTTGGCATGCTGAAGGATCCGCGCGTGGGGAAAATCGTGTCCAACACCGTTTCCTTTACGTTCCTTAAAGTGGTTTTGACGCTGCTGCTGGCCTTCGGCATCGCACTGATCGTCTATTTGGGCGTGTGGGGAGCGGGCTTTTTCAAGCGGCTGTTTCTCATTCCGTGGGCGCTGTCCAATGTCGTCAACTCGCTCATGTGGAAATGGATGTACAGCGGCGACAACGGCATCGTGAATGAGCTGCTTACCCGTGCGGGCTGGCTGGAGAAGTACAGGATGTGGCTGATTGAGCCACAGTCGGCGATGGGGGCGGTGCTGTTCGCGGATATTTGGAAAAGCACCCCTTACGTGGCGCTGATGCTGCTTGCCGCGATGCAGTCCATTCCCAAAGACCTGCACGAATCGGCCAAAATGGACGGTGCCGGCGCGTTCGTCACCTTCTCCCATATCATCTTTCCGCTGATCAAGCCCGTCCTGATGATCACCCTGATCATCGAAACGATGTGGACGCTGCGCGTGTTCGATATCATCTGGATCCTGACGGAAGGCGGGCCCCAGGACAGCACGATGATTCTCAATACGTATGCCTACGAACAGGCTTTCCGCCATTTCGAATTCGGTTATGCGGCGGCTATCAGCTACATCATTACGCTGATCACGGTCATATTGACCGTTGTCTATATGAAAGCTCTTGATGAACATTAA
- a CDS encoding amidohydrolase family protein, with protein sequence MPVSADLLIRDCSLMNSEFEIVDRQSVVIKDTRIAAIGPAGSFEHDYEPAEVLDGRGKLLMPGMIDAHTHTCQQFLRGRTAGEYPMVWARILVPFEGSLDEEDAYLSGQLSCLEMIKSGTTAFAESGGVHMHKVAEATAESGLRAAITCSTMDIGHFIPDSMKASSAQKAAERIEALYKQHNGAGDGRIRIWFALRQVMTSTPELMRLMADLAREYKTGLHVHLAEHRDEVSYCLQHYNKRPAEVLDEFGALGPNLLAAHCVVLSEAEIDLMTERGVKVVHNPRSNFGSHGFPKTPRMMQNGMSIGMGSDGAAGSSLSLFDEMRVFKSGLHAFWGIPTFDPVVIPAKELMRMATAGGAAALQLEGETGAIEVGMKADLITLNIDQPHLSPSHRLVPTLVEAATGGDVQDSIVDGRLVMKNREVLTLDEERILFESKRRIGSIARKANL encoded by the coding sequence TTGCCCGTTTCCGCTGATCTTTTGATTCGCGACTGTTCTTTAATGAATTCCGAGTTTGAAATTGTTGACCGGCAGTCGGTTGTGATTAAGGATACCCGAATTGCAGCAATCGGTCCGGCTGGAAGCTTCGAGCACGACTATGAGCCCGCCGAGGTGCTTGACGGAAGGGGAAAGCTGCTGATGCCGGGGATGATCGATGCGCATACCCATACGTGCCAGCAGTTTTTGCGCGGCCGTACGGCCGGAGAATACCCGATGGTATGGGCGCGCATCCTCGTCCCGTTCGAAGGTAGCTTGGACGAAGAAGACGCGTATTTGAGCGGACAGCTGAGCTGCCTGGAGATGATCAAGTCGGGCACGACCGCTTTCGCGGAATCGGGCGGAGTGCATATGCACAAAGTCGCCGAGGCGACGGCGGAGTCCGGATTGCGGGCGGCGATCACCTGCTCGACGATGGACATCGGGCATTTCATTCCGGACTCGATGAAAGCATCGTCCGCGCAGAAGGCGGCGGAGCGCATCGAGGCGCTGTACAAGCAGCATAATGGCGCCGGCGACGGAAGAATCCGCATCTGGTTCGCTCTCCGCCAAGTGATGACAAGCACTCCCGAGCTGATGCGGCTCATGGCCGATCTGGCAAGGGAGTACAAAACCGGCCTGCACGTACATTTAGCCGAGCACCGCGATGAAGTCAGTTATTGTCTGCAGCATTATAACAAGCGGCCGGCCGAGGTGCTCGACGAGTTCGGGGCGCTTGGGCCCAATCTGCTGGCCGCGCACTGCGTGGTGTTGTCGGAAGCGGAGATCGATTTGATGACGGAACGGGGAGTCAAAGTCGTACATAATCCGCGCAGCAATTTTGGCAGCCACGGCTTTCCGAAGACGCCCCGAATGATGCAGAACGGCATGTCCATCGGGATGGGCAGCGACGGGGCGGCCGGTTCCAGTCTCAGCCTGTTCGACGAGATGCGGGTGTTTAAGTCCGGGCTGCACGCGTTCTGGGGGATTCCCACGTTCGATCCCGTAGTCATTCCGGCGAAGGAACTGATGCGCATGGCGACCGCCGGCGGCGCGGCGGCGCTGCAGCTGGAGGGCGAGACCGGAGCAATCGAAGTCGGGATGAAGGCGGATTTGATTACGCTGAATATCGATCAGCCTCATCTCAGTCCATCCCATCGTCTTGTTCCGACGCTGGTGGAAGCCGCTACAGGGGGGGACGTACAGGACTCCATCGTCGACGGCCGGCTTGTCATGAAAAACCGCGAGGTGCTGACGCTCGACGAGGAGCGCATCTTGTTTGAGAGCAAGCGGAGAATCGGATCTATTGCCCGGAAGGCCAATCTATAA
- a CDS encoding YrdB family protein, whose product MTILQTANLALRFILELCTLAAIGYWGFRAGEGILGKLGLGIGLPLLAAAVWAIFGAPDSAVTLPILLHGLLELLLFGAAALALYASRKPGWAIAFGVVLAINRLLMYIWNQ is encoded by the coding sequence ATGACAATCCTACAAACCGCGAATCTCGCTTTACGTTTTATTTTGGAGCTGTGTACGCTGGCGGCGATCGGTTATTGGGGGTTCCGCGCAGGAGAAGGAATCCTGGGCAAGCTTGGGCTCGGCATCGGTCTTCCGCTGCTGGCGGCGGCGGTTTGGGCCATTTTCGGTGCGCCGGATTCCGCCGTCACGCTGCCTATTTTGCTGCACGGACTGCTGGAGCTGCTTCTGTTCGGAGCGGCCGCACTGGCGCTGTACGCGTCCCGAAAACCGGGCTGGGCTATCGCTTTCGGCGTCGTTTTGGCGATCAATCGCCTGCTTATGTACATTTGGAATCAATGA
- a CDS encoding GNAT family N-acetyltransferase yields MIPKMVKTDEELQQCLRIRQKVFVEEQGVDPAIEIDELDASPAACRHLLLADETGPIATGRMRPYDASAMKLQRIAVLPEHRGTGAGRAIVLAMEEQARKLGFSHTVLDAQVQAEPFYRKLGYETVSSETFLDAGIPHVRMKKQILFSF; encoded by the coding sequence ATGATTCCCAAAATGGTGAAAACCGATGAAGAACTGCAGCAATGCCTCCGTATTCGCCAAAAAGTATTCGTGGAGGAGCAGGGCGTCGACCCCGCTATCGAAATCGACGAACTCGACGCATCGCCCGCCGCCTGCCGCCACTTGCTGCTAGCGGACGAGACCGGCCCCATAGCCACCGGCCGCATGCGCCCTTACGACGCATCCGCCATGAAGCTGCAGCGCATCGCCGTGCTCCCGGAACACCGGGGGACCGGGGCCGGACGCGCGATTGTGCTCGCCATGGAGGAACAGGCGCGGAAGCTTGGTTTTTCCCATACCGTTCTGGATGCGCAGGTGCAGGCGGAGCCTTTTTACCGCAAGCTCGGATACGAGACCGTTTCTTCCGAGACGTTCCTTGACGCGGGAATCCCCCATGTCCGGATGAAAAAACAGATTCTTTTTTCATTCTAA
- a CDS encoding response regulator — MARIMVVDDAAFMRAMLKTMLTEEGHEVVAEASNGLEAVQMYASAKPDLVTMDITMPELDGVGAVKEIRKNDPGAKIIMCSAMGQKAMVVEAISSGAKDFVVKPFQKDRVIESINKVLGL; from the coding sequence ATGGCAAGAATTATGGTAGTGGACGATGCCGCTTTTATGCGGGCGATGTTAAAGACGATGCTGACTGAGGAAGGGCACGAGGTGGTCGCGGAAGCGAGCAACGGTCTGGAGGCCGTTCAAATGTATGCGTCGGCGAAGCCGGATTTGGTGACGATGGACATCACGATGCCCGAGCTTGATGGCGTCGGCGCTGTGAAAGAGATCCGGAAAAACGACCCGGGCGCGAAAATCATCATGTGCTCCGCCATGGGGCAGAAAGCGATGGTAGTAGAGGCGATCAGCTCCGGAGCAAAGGATTTTGTCGTCAAGCCGTTTCAAAAGGACCGGGTGATCGAGTCGATCAACAAGGTGCTCGGACTCTAG
- the lplT gene encoding lysophospholipid transporter LplT produces MNRMNANPGTTDIRSLRALMFTQFLSAFADNMILFITLAIIKQQSYPDFYIGVVQGAFLFAYVVLAPFVGAFADKNAKSGVLLTGNAVKGLGILLLLAGVDPALSYAVVGIGAAVYSPAKYGILPELAGNEDALLKANAKIEGYTILAILAGSVCGGFLAKSSLVLALAACLALYAVSLGLTFLIPRKAGNPDIRYGKDALRFFGDMAKLFRSPKTCFSLVGTGSFWMSSAVLRLAVIAWIPLYLGIDSLDQISMLVAVTGVGIMAGALATPALVPVRKFYNACLYGLLMVGIIALFPLISNVYMAVALLLAVGFAGGVFIVPMNAVLQDEGHHMVGAGKTIAVQNFVENALMLIGVGLYTQVSGMKVEINYSILGVGFVLALFVIFLLMQKKRFTGAA; encoded by the coding sequence ATGAACCGTATGAACGCAAACCCGGGAACAACAGATATCCGCTCGCTGCGCGCGCTGATGTTTACGCAATTTTTATCCGCCTTTGCGGACAACATGATTTTGTTCATTACACTCGCCATCATCAAGCAGCAGTCGTATCCCGATTTTTATATCGGCGTCGTGCAGGGCGCCTTCTTGTTTGCTTACGTGGTGCTGGCTCCGTTCGTCGGTGCATTTGCCGACAAAAACGCCAAGTCGGGCGTTCTGCTGACCGGCAATGCGGTCAAAGGGCTCGGCATCCTGCTGCTGCTGGCCGGCGTCGATCCGGCGCTCAGCTACGCGGTGGTAGGCATTGGCGCGGCCGTCTATTCTCCGGCCAAATACGGGATTTTGCCGGAGCTTGCCGGAAACGAGGACGCGCTGCTGAAGGCGAACGCGAAAATCGAAGGTTATACGATTTTGGCGATATTGGCCGGCTCCGTCTGCGGCGGATTTCTGGCCAAATCGTCGCTGGTGCTCGCGCTTGCCGCCTGCCTCGCGCTGTACGCCGTTTCTCTCGGCCTCACGTTCCTGATACCGCGGAAGGCCGGCAATCCGGACATCCGCTACGGCAAGGACGCGCTCCGCTTTTTCGGAGATATGGCAAAGCTGTTCCGGTCGCCGAAAACGTGCTTCTCGCTTGTCGGCACCGGTTCGTTCTGGATGTCGTCCGCCGTGCTGCGGCTTGCCGTGATCGCCTGGATTCCGCTGTACCTCGGCATCGATTCGCTCGATCAAATCTCGATGCTTGTTGCGGTCACCGGTGTCGGCATCATGGCCGGCGCTCTCGCCACTCCCGCGCTCGTGCCGGTGCGGAAATTTTACAACGCCTGCCTGTACGGCCTGCTGATGGTCGGCATCATCGCGCTCTTTCCGCTCATTTCGAACGTATACATGGCGGTCGCACTGCTGCTTGCCGTCGGTTTTGCCGGCGGCGTGTTCATCGTCCCGATGAACGCCGTGCTGCAGGACGAAGGGCATCATATGGTCGGAGCCGGCAAAACGATAGCGGTGCAAAACTTCGTGGAAAACGCACTTATGCTGATCGGCGTCGGTCTCTACACGCAGGTCAGCGGCATGAAAGTCGAGATCAACTACTCGATATTAGGGGTTGGTTTCGTGCTTGCGCTTTTCGTCATCTTCCTGCTCATGCAAAAGAAGCGGTTTACCGGCGCGGCTTAA
- a CDS encoding AMP-binding protein: MKLLMILLRWFVKIAFRPKMFGLERLDLSGPAVLMPNHVSLLDAFVLALYLPDEVTFVVNTEIAKRFKPLIRLRRHITVNPLNPYSVRQMVKVVQQGTPLLLFPEGRITTTGGLMKIYSGIGYIALKTGAALYPIAIGGLERSKLSYLRGKIRQVWFPQVSVHIGGAFSIPMNKEQTLRVQKEKAALLIQRRLQEQLFRSRHKTDINLYNEVLESAKRSGAAFPVCEDITQKVNYRKLLIASGVLSHRLAADLAGQQRAAVLLPNSIGHVAALLALFKLGIAPAILNFSAGKQAITDACETAGVRTILTSRLFVEKANLQPIVESLQHEYAIVYLEDVRASVKAGHKLAGLIDYAFGKRAPVRNNEIVLFTSGSENKPKGVVLSHDNVFANIQQARCVIDFTQKDIVMNAMPMFHSFGLTAGTLLPLLTGMKVFLYPSPLHYKVIPELVYDKNATILFGTSTFLAAYGKVAHPYDFYSLRFVVAGAEKLKDEVRQLWADKFGIRIFEGYGTTEAAPVLSLNTPLAMRKGSVGKFLPGIEYKVEPVSGIEGGNLLVKGPNLMKGYLIHGEGFVPRPEWYDCGDVVEVDEEGYVTIKSRLKRFAKIGGEMVSLNLVEEVSALCFGDAGVAAVNVPDLRKGEQIVLFHANPKYQLSQLKEYLKAAGHPPLLVPARLQYVERMPLLGSGKVDYVALKKLAQSLTDEGAHVV, from the coding sequence ATGAAGCTGCTCATGATTCTGCTCAGGTGGTTTGTCAAAATCGCGTTTCGCCCGAAGATGTTCGGCCTGGAGCGGCTCGACCTGTCCGGGCCGGCGGTGCTTATGCCGAATCACGTATCGCTGCTCGACGCGTTTGTTCTGGCGCTTTACTTGCCGGACGAAGTGACGTTCGTCGTCAACACGGAAATCGCGAAGCGCTTCAAGCCGCTGATCCGGCTGCGCCGACACATTACCGTGAATCCGCTTAACCCGTATTCGGTGCGGCAAATGGTGAAGGTCGTGCAGCAGGGCACGCCGCTGCTGCTGTTCCCGGAAGGACGCATCACCACGACCGGCGGGCTGATGAAAATATACAGCGGCATCGGCTACATCGCACTCAAGACGGGAGCGGCCCTTTATCCGATCGCGATTGGTGGACTGGAGCGTTCGAAGCTGTCGTATCTGCGGGGCAAGATCAGGCAGGTATGGTTCCCGCAAGTATCGGTTCATATCGGCGGCGCCTTCTCCATTCCGATGAACAAGGAGCAAACGCTGCGCGTGCAGAAGGAAAAAGCGGCGCTGCTCATCCAGCGCAGATTGCAGGAGCAGCTGTTCCGAAGCCGTCATAAAACGGACATCAACCTGTACAACGAGGTGCTGGAGTCGGCGAAGCGCAGCGGGGCGGCGTTCCCGGTCTGCGAGGACATCACGCAGAAGGTGAACTACCGCAAGCTGCTGATCGCATCCGGCGTGCTGAGCCATCGGCTCGCCGCCGATCTGGCCGGACAGCAAAGAGCCGCCGTGCTGCTGCCGAACTCGATCGGCCACGTCGCGGCGCTGCTGGCGCTGTTCAAGCTCGGCATCGCGCCGGCGATCCTGAACTTCTCCGCCGGCAAGCAGGCGATCACCGACGCGTGTGAAACCGCCGGCGTGCGGACGATTTTGACGTCGCGTCTTTTCGTGGAGAAGGCGAACCTGCAGCCGATCGTAGAAAGCCTGCAGCATGAATACGCGATCGTTTACCTCGAGGACGTCCGGGCCTCCGTCAAGGCCGGACACAAGCTCGCCGGGCTGATCGATTACGCGTTCGGCAAGCGCGCGCCGGTGCGGAACAACGAAATCGTGCTGTTCACCTCCGGCAGCGAAAACAAACCGAAGGGCGTCGTTTTAAGCCACGACAACGTATTCGCCAACATCCAGCAGGCGCGCTGCGTGATCGATTTTACGCAGAAAGATATCGTCATGAACGCGATGCCGATGTTCCACAGCTTCGGCCTTACCGCAGGCACGCTGCTGCCGCTCCTGACCGGCATGAAGGTGTTTCTGTATCCGAGCCCGCTGCACTACAAGGTCATTCCCGAGCTCGTGTACGACAAAAATGCGACAATCTTATTCGGCACTTCGACATTTTTGGCGGCTTACGGCAAGGTCGCGCATCCGTACGATTTTTACTCGCTGCGTTTTGTCGTAGCCGGAGCGGAGAAGCTGAAGGACGAGGTGCGGCAGCTGTGGGCCGACAAGTTCGGCATCCGCATTTTCGAAGGCTATGGCACAACCGAAGCGGCACCGGTGCTTTCGCTGAACACGCCGCTCGCGATGCGCAAAGGCTCTGTCGGCAAATTCCTCCCGGGCATCGAATACAAGGTGGAGCCTGTGTCGGGGATCGAGGGGGGCAATTTGCTGGTGAAGGGACCGAACCTGATGAAAGGGTACCTGATCCATGGCGAAGGCTTCGTGCCGCGTCCGGAGTGGTACGACTGCGGCGATGTGGTCGAGGTGGATGAGGAAGGGTATGTCACGATCAAATCGCGGCTGAAGCGTTTTGCCAAAATCGGCGGGGAGATGGTGTCGCTGAACCTCGTCGAAGAAGTGAGTGCGCTCTGCTTCGGGGATGCCGGCGTCGCCGCGGTCAACGTGCCCGATCTGCGCAAAGGTGAGCAGATTGTGCTGTTCCATGCAAACCCGAAATACCAGCTGTCCCAGCTTAAGGAATATTTGAAGGCTGCCGGCCACCCTCCGCTGCTGGTGCCGGCACGGCTGCAGTATGTGGAACGGATGCCGCTGCTCGGCAGCGGCAAGGTCGACTATGTCGCTTTGAAAAAGCTTGCACAATCATTAACCGACGAAGGGGCTCATGTCGTATGA
- a CDS encoding macro domain-containing protein, which produces MPKRFLTYWLSAFSIIWTFIEFSGYFFTMNGQPWKPPVWAVLIMGVAAAVWLCRPRLTKSAPLNGKEIQIEVTVNDMFQLKNGSFIIPVNCFFRHDHLESGTILAQFRDKYFSGPAHFDSALEEALRQEAYEPVTVGGRQWKKYPIGTVARLRFSTGGFRTAYLLATADLNEYGKAVSDPAHLNEALSALWQYIGNRGETEPLIIPVMGSGRHRLTQPRFSLISEILQSFIQSVSRRKFTEKLTVVIYPRAYMEHKYNLEEMDQYLQYLTKFSSG; this is translated from the coding sequence TTGCCGAAACGTTTTTTGACCTATTGGCTTTCGGCTTTCTCCATCATCTGGACATTTATCGAATTTTCCGGGTATTTTTTCACGATGAACGGACAGCCTTGGAAACCTCCCGTTTGGGCCGTGCTGATAATGGGCGTAGCCGCTGCCGTCTGGCTTTGCCGCCCCCGGCTCACGAAGTCGGCCCCGCTTAACGGGAAAGAGATTCAAATTGAAGTCACCGTGAACGATATGTTTCAGTTGAAAAACGGCTCGTTCATCATCCCGGTCAATTGTTTTTTTCGCCACGATCATCTCGAAAGCGGAACGATCCTGGCCCAATTTCGCGATAAGTATTTTTCCGGTCCGGCGCATTTTGATTCGGCATTGGAGGAGGCGCTTCGGCAGGAAGCATATGAACCGGTGACCGTAGGCGGCAGGCAGTGGAAAAAGTACCCGATCGGTACGGTGGCCCGGCTTCGATTTTCTACAGGCGGGTTCAGAACGGCTTATTTGCTGGCCACTGCGGATTTAAACGAATACGGCAAGGCGGTTTCCGACCCGGCCCATTTGAACGAGGCATTATCCGCGCTTTGGCAGTACATCGGCAACCGCGGGGAGACGGAACCTTTGATTATCCCTGTGATGGGAAGCGGCCGTCACCGGCTCACGCAGCCTCGTTTCTCGCTGATTTCGGAAATCCTTCAATCGTTCATACAAAGCGTCAGCCGCCGGAAGTTTACCGAGAAACTCACCGTGGTTATTTACCCTAGAGCCTATATGGAACATAAATATAATTTGGAAGAAATGGATCAATACTTGCAGTACCTTACTAAATTTAGTTCGGGATAA